One region of Mycolicibacterium rhodesiae NBB3 genomic DNA includes:
- a CDS encoding maleylpyruvate isomerase family mycothiol-dependent enzyme, translated as MRTSAVEREQIFRAVAIERRRIADFVDTLDDDALTSASLCAGWDVKTVAAHLVSVFADGFWTFQRTAIRHRGFDRAIDVLARRRAHAPTAEITATLREHADHRLSPPITGPLSGLTDVLVHSGDIRIPLGLEFKPDDEMVGWALDFLTGPHPLGFVPRGRLRGIALHSTDTARSWGEGAEIRGPAAVLMMVATGRTATLDMVEGPGVPVLRGRLT; from the coding sequence GTGCGAACGTCTGCGGTCGAGCGTGAGCAGATCTTTCGCGCGGTGGCCATCGAGCGACGCCGCATCGCAGATTTCGTCGATACCCTCGATGACGATGCGTTGACGTCCGCGAGCCTATGCGCCGGGTGGGATGTTAAAACGGTTGCCGCGCATCTGGTCAGCGTGTTCGCCGACGGCTTCTGGACGTTTCAGCGAACCGCCATCCGCCACCGCGGTTTCGACCGGGCGATCGACGTGCTGGCACGCAGGCGCGCACACGCCCCGACGGCGGAGATCACCGCGACTCTTCGTGAGCATGCCGATCACCGGTTGAGTCCGCCGATCACCGGGCCGCTTTCCGGCCTGACTGACGTCTTGGTGCACAGCGGAGACATCCGGATTCCGCTCGGTCTCGAGTTCAAGCCCGACGACGAAATGGTGGGGTGGGCGCTCGATTTCCTCACGGGTCCACATCCACTCGGCTTCGTCCCGCGTGGCCGCCTGCGTGGTATTGCGCTGCACAGCACAGACACCGCTAGATCCTGGGGCGAGGGCGCCGAGATCCGCGGGCCCGCAGCAGTGTTGATGATGGTTGCCACGGGGAGGACAGCCACCCTGGACATGGTTGAGGGGCCCGGTGTCCCGGTGCTTCGAGGGCGGTTGACCTAG
- a CDS encoding TetR/AcrR family transcriptional regulator: MADADAVKRSSARGRPASKKGHRAAKLTAVSDQPSVDATRRTEILKTANTVIATTGLRSSLQQIADAAGILAGSLYHHFESKEAILVELIRRYHADLDRIGDVALERVDEPDPRPAAEQITELGCAIARCAVEHRAALQMSFYEGPSTDPELVELAKRPPTKIQAAMLQALRAGRWSGYIRSDVDLPTLADRLCQSMLHAGLDVVRNNASTDELAKLKCRIALGGLAVELPTDADLDKSNAFAAAQEVIDSWVDTDENGDLKAAHVRAVARAEFGRRGYEMTTIRDIASAAGLGTGTVYRVIGSKDELLMSIMLEFGHKVGGAWTDIVRTDSTTVEKLDALSWLNVNALDQFPDEFRIQLAWLRHTPPDTSNPAWSFTTRIRQMKALLSEGIRAGDIQVDSPTADLLARCIIGEQWIPENILQEIGTRNALILARDTTLRGIAVRGK; the protein is encoded by the coding sequence ATGGCCGACGCCGACGCCGTGAAGCGGAGTTCCGCCCGTGGTCGGCCTGCGAGCAAGAAGGGCCATCGCGCCGCCAAGCTGACCGCGGTGTCCGACCAGCCGTCGGTCGATGCCACACGGCGCACCGAAATCCTGAAGACCGCGAACACCGTCATCGCCACGACGGGCCTGCGGAGCTCGCTGCAACAGATCGCCGACGCTGCCGGCATCCTCGCCGGCAGCCTGTATCACCATTTCGAGTCGAAGGAGGCCATCCTCGTCGAGCTGATCCGGCGCTACCACGCCGATCTGGATCGCATCGGCGACGTCGCCCTCGAACGCGTCGATGAGCCCGATCCACGTCCGGCCGCCGAACAGATCACCGAACTCGGTTGCGCGATCGCACGGTGTGCGGTCGAGCATCGGGCGGCGCTTCAAATGTCGTTCTACGAGGGGCCGAGCACTGATCCCGAGCTCGTCGAGCTGGCCAAGCGCCCTCCGACGAAGATCCAGGCCGCGATGTTGCAGGCCTTGCGCGCCGGCCGCTGGAGTGGGTACATCCGCTCCGACGTCGACCTGCCCACCTTGGCCGACCGCCTGTGCCAGAGCATGCTCCATGCCGGTCTCGACGTCGTTCGCAACAATGCCTCGACGGACGAACTGGCGAAGTTGAAATGCCGGATCGCCCTCGGCGGCCTCGCAGTAGAGCTGCCCACCGACGCGGACCTCGACAAGTCAAATGCGTTCGCTGCGGCGCAAGAGGTGATCGACAGCTGGGTCGACACCGACGAGAACGGCGATCTGAAGGCCGCCCACGTGCGCGCAGTCGCCCGCGCCGAGTTCGGCCGCCGCGGTTACGAGATGACGACGATCCGCGACATCGCTTCGGCCGCGGGTCTGGGTACTGGCACCGTGTATCGGGTGATCGGTTCGAAAGACGAGCTGTTGATGTCGATCATGCTGGAGTTCGGGCACAAGGTCGGCGGCGCGTGGACCGACATCGTCCGTACGGATTCGACCACGGTCGAGAAACTGGACGCATTGAGCTGGCTGAACGTCAACGCCCTCGATCAATTTCCCGATGAGTTCCGGATTCAGCTGGCGTGGTTGCGCCACACGCCTCCGGACACGTCCAACCCCGCATGGTCGTTCACCACCCGGATACGACAGATGAAAGCCCTGCTGTCGGAAGGTATTCGCGCCGGTGACATCCAGGTGGACAGCCCGACTGCGGACCTGCTGGCCCGGTGCATCATCGGTGAGCAGTGGATTCCGGAGAACATCCTGCAGGAGATCGGCACCCGAAATGCGCTGATCCTGGCACGAGACACGACCCTGCGGGGAATCGCCGTCCGCGGCAAGTGA
- a CDS encoding cytochrome P450, with amino-acid sequence MTGASTTDLYYDPFDFDIDDDPYPIWRRMRDEAPLYHNEKYGFYALSRYDDVARELHNWETYRSGKGTTMDIIMSDIPVPPGVILFEDPPLHDLHRRLLSKVFTPRRMEAIEPLVRQYCVRALDALAGTSRFDLIADFGALIPMRTIGYLLGIPEEGQQQIRDNTDESIGLKEGSFQSVSAAAFENAYQLFADYTDWRAEHPSDDLMTQLLNAEVEENGALRPLTRVEVLTYTSMIAGAGNETTTRLIGFIGQLLDQHPDQRRELVEDFSLIPRAIEEVLRFEAPSPVQARHVARDTEAHGQTVPEGSVMLLLNGSANRDERHFPKGESFDIHRTGPHLSFGQGLHFCLGSSLARMQARVALEEILTRWPEWRIDYDDAAMAHTSSVRGWGRLPMVTG; translated from the coding sequence ATGACCGGCGCGAGCACCACCGATCTGTACTACGACCCGTTCGACTTCGACATCGACGACGACCCCTATCCGATCTGGAGGCGGATGAGGGACGAGGCCCCGCTCTATCACAACGAAAAGTATGGCTTCTACGCGCTGAGCCGATACGACGACGTCGCGCGGGAATTGCACAACTGGGAGACCTATCGGTCGGGCAAGGGCACCACGATGGACATCATCATGAGTGACATCCCGGTGCCGCCCGGAGTGATCCTGTTCGAGGATCCGCCGCTGCACGATCTTCACCGGCGTTTGCTGTCAAAGGTTTTCACGCCGCGTCGGATGGAGGCCATCGAACCCCTGGTGCGGCAGTACTGCGTCCGTGCGCTCGATGCGCTGGCCGGGACGTCTCGCTTCGACCTGATCGCAGACTTCGGCGCGCTGATCCCGATGCGGACCATTGGTTATCTGCTGGGCATCCCCGAAGAGGGGCAGCAGCAGATTCGGGACAATACCGATGAGTCGATCGGCCTGAAAGAGGGCAGCTTTCAGTCCGTCTCGGCCGCAGCCTTCGAAAACGCGTACCAGTTGTTCGCCGACTACACCGACTGGCGGGCAGAACATCCGTCCGACGACTTGATGACGCAGTTGCTCAATGCGGAGGTCGAGGAGAACGGTGCGCTGCGGCCGTTGACGCGCGTCGAGGTGCTGACATACACGAGCATGATCGCCGGAGCGGGCAACGAAACCACCACGCGGCTGATCGGCTTCATCGGCCAACTGCTCGACCAGCACCCCGACCAGCGGCGTGAACTCGTGGAGGACTTCTCGTTGATCCCCAGGGCGATCGAGGAGGTGCTGCGCTTCGAGGCACCGTCACCGGTGCAGGCGCGCCACGTCGCCCGGGACACCGAGGCGCACGGTCAGACGGTCCCGGAAGGCTCAGTCATGTTGCTGCTCAACGGTTCCGCAAACCGCGACGAGCGGCACTTTCCCAAAGGTGAGAGCTTCGACATCCACCGGACGGGACCGCACCTGTCTTTTGGTCAGGGATTGCACTTCTGCCTCGGATCGTCGCTGGCCCGAATGCAGGCGCGAGTGGCGCTCGAGGAGATTCTCACGCGGTGGCCCGAGTGGCGGATCGACTACGACGATGCGGCGATGGCACACACGTCCAGCGTCCGTGGGTGGGGGCGACTGCCCATGGTCACGGGTTGA
- a CDS encoding ABC transporter substrate-binding protein codes for MSYESTAEPIKIGYLMDFLLSDDFPQHYRDDLTIPFDMIFEDALARGIIDRPVEVVYREVEGLPKGSVKKVIDAYEELVDEGCLVIFGPHIGDNAVAIKDALNERFRVPAISVTGSDEALGEWLFAFPMGSHFDEPIFWADLLEKDGHTDVGVLIEQSLVGEAYVANFRKACRQRGIRIVAEASIAQTAQDVGKAVRTLYDAKAQAIVHAGFGFGIVFVNPALAELDWDPPRFAGTAFENAWINPVMWNAFMGWTGIDQYDEGNPVGQRFLDEFNERTGRRPEWCVPVVNRDVAVAMLHAIVDAHPLSPRGVKEALERVKSVPAASGAPGTRISFGNWTRRGWMGSGYLVARRLEADGVTSRLVDRFGEA; via the coding sequence ATGTCGTACGAGAGCACGGCCGAACCGATCAAAATCGGCTACCTGATGGACTTTCTGCTATCGGACGATTTTCCGCAGCACTACCGGGATGACCTCACCATTCCGTTCGACATGATTTTCGAGGACGCCTTGGCGCGAGGAATCATCGATCGTCCGGTCGAGGTGGTCTACCGCGAAGTCGAGGGGTTGCCGAAGGGTTCCGTCAAGAAGGTGATCGACGCCTACGAAGAGTTGGTCGACGAGGGTTGTCTGGTGATCTTCGGTCCGCACATCGGCGACAACGCGGTCGCGATCAAGGATGCGTTGAACGAGCGATTCCGCGTTCCAGCGATCAGCGTGACGGGCTCGGATGAAGCGCTGGGCGAGTGGCTTTTCGCGTTTCCCATGGGATCCCACTTCGACGAGCCGATCTTCTGGGCCGACCTGCTGGAAAAGGATGGTCACACCGATGTGGGTGTGTTGATTGAGCAGTCCCTGGTCGGCGAGGCGTACGTGGCGAACTTCCGCAAGGCCTGCCGGCAACGCGGCATCCGGATCGTCGCCGAGGCGTCTATCGCACAGACCGCGCAGGACGTCGGCAAGGCCGTGCGCACGCTCTATGACGCGAAGGCGCAGGCAATCGTGCATGCGGGCTTCGGCTTCGGCATCGTGTTCGTCAATCCCGCGTTGGCAGAGCTTGATTGGGATCCGCCGCGCTTCGCGGGCACCGCCTTCGAGAATGCTTGGATCAATCCCGTGATGTGGAACGCGTTCATGGGTTGGACCGGTATCGACCAGTACGACGAAGGCAACCCGGTGGGCCAGCGCTTCCTCGACGAGTTCAACGAGCGAACCGGCCGACGACCGGAATGGTGCGTACCGGTGGTGAACCGCGACGTCGCCGTCGCGATGCTGCATGCCATCGTCGACGCCCATCCGCTGAGCCCGCGCGGCGTGAAGGAGGCGCTCGAACGGGTCAAGTCGGTCCCGGCCGCGTCGGGTGCGCCCGGTACCCGGATCTCGTTCGGAAACTGGACGCGACGGGGCTGGATGGGTTCCGGATATCTGGTGGCACGTCGGCTCGAGGCCGACGGCGTGACCTCGCGTCTCGTCGACCGCTTCGGCGAAGCCTAG
- a CDS encoding nuclear transport factor 2 family protein — MTADAELQERLARLEARAEIRDCIERYARGMDRRDRAILRSAYHDGAVDDHVGFVGEVDDFIDWAFAYHSTQTRYQHYLLNHTADIDGDEAHAETYYLFVGTDKEPANHMTLSGGRYVDRLERRDGRWAIVDRVCVVEWNAESTSFITDEVIAMMAGTMKVATHDTSDPSYDRPLAAARPATQA, encoded by the coding sequence ATGACCGCGGACGCCGAACTGCAGGAGCGCCTAGCCCGTCTCGAGGCTCGTGCCGAGATCCGGGACTGCATCGAGCGTTACGCGCGAGGGATGGACCGTCGCGATCGCGCAATCCTGCGTTCGGCCTACCACGATGGCGCCGTCGATGATCACGTCGGCTTCGTCGGCGAGGTCGACGACTTCATCGACTGGGCGTTCGCCTATCACTCGACACAGACCAGATACCAGCACTATCTGCTCAACCACACCGCCGACATCGACGGGGACGAGGCACACGCCGAGACCTACTACCTGTTCGTCGGGACCGACAAGGAACCCGCGAATCACATGACACTGTCCGGTGGACGCTACGTGGACCGCCTGGAACGACGAGACGGACGGTGGGCGATCGTCGACCGTGTCTGTGTCGTCGAGTGGAACGCCGAGTCAACGTCGTTCATCACCGACGAGGTGATCGCGATGATGGCCGGAACGATGAAGGTCGCGACCCACGACACGTCGGATCCCTCCTACGACCGTCCGCTGGCGGCCGCACGGCCCGCGACGCAGGCGTGA
- a CDS encoding nitroreductase family protein, giving the protein MDVDQLLTTTRSARKALDLDGPADLDEIRECLQIALHAPNGSNQQAWRWMVVTEPSLRTRIAELYRETYLGKVGGQLIAGLMPSGTSEARLMSSTEFLVENLHKVPVLVIPCYEPSYPRTDGDDSFYLATLYGSIFPAVWNFQLALHSRGYGTCITTMHLEHEREIGELLGIPATFVQGCLLPVAKLRTGHTFAPTPRRNPDEVIAVNEWGSQ; this is encoded by the coding sequence GTGGACGTCGACCAACTTCTCACGACGACGAGGTCCGCACGCAAGGCGCTTGACCTGGACGGTCCCGCCGACCTTGACGAGATCCGCGAGTGCCTGCAGATCGCGTTGCACGCACCGAATGGTTCGAATCAGCAGGCGTGGCGGTGGATGGTCGTCACCGAACCGTCGCTGCGGACACGAATCGCCGAGCTGTACCGCGAGACCTATCTCGGCAAGGTAGGCGGGCAGCTGATCGCCGGCCTGATGCCCTCGGGCACCTCAGAAGCCAGGTTGATGTCGTCGACGGAGTTTCTGGTCGAGAATCTGCACAAGGTGCCGGTGCTGGTGATCCCGTGCTACGAGCCCAGCTATCCGCGAACCGACGGCGACGATTCCTTCTATCTGGCCACCCTCTACGGCTCGATTTTTCCGGCCGTGTGGAACTTCCAGCTCGCGCTGCATTCCCGCGGCTACGGCACGTGCATCACGACGATGCACCTCGAACACGAGCGTGAAATAGGCGAACTGCTGGGGATACCCGCGACGTTCGTCCAAGGGTGCCTGCTTCCCGTCGCGAAGCTGCGCACCGGACACACTTTCGCGCCAACACCTCGTCGCAACCCGGATGAGGTCATCGCCGTCAACGAATGGGGAAGCCAATGA
- a CDS encoding NAD(P)H-dependent amine dehydrogenase family protein produces MAERKDRVVVWATGGIGSIAIRAIHERPNLELVGVWVHSPEKDGMDAGELANGEPIGVAATTDADALIALKPDCVIYAASGPERDALAIPDYVKLLSAGLNVVTTSTTRLVNPHAYEPVEWRDQLVTAAKAGQASLYASGIEPGFAADYLALVLATQSSQIEKIHAYEIGLYDDYGVPDIMSDAMGFGRPLDYQPWIAMPGAIEGEWQGQIRMVADALGVEVSEMRSTFDRAVTERTLEVAMGTVEAGTCGALRMQAIGVVDGREAIVIEHVTRLAPDVAPDWPTLPNALGYRVVITGTPDIDCTFDVTLRDRKKAGIESMTSGAGAMVATAMRVVNAVPYVVDAQPGLLSSVDLPLTIPKGAFNPA; encoded by the coding sequence ATGGCAGAACGTAAGGACCGCGTCGTGGTGTGGGCAACGGGCGGCATCGGCTCGATTGCGATTCGCGCGATTCACGAACGTCCGAACCTCGAGCTGGTCGGGGTGTGGGTGCACTCCCCCGAAAAAGACGGTATGGACGCGGGCGAGCTTGCCAACGGCGAACCGATCGGGGTCGCTGCCACCACCGACGCCGACGCGTTGATCGCGCTGAAGCCCGACTGCGTGATCTACGCGGCGAGCGGTCCCGAACGTGACGCGCTGGCGATTCCCGATTACGTCAAACTGCTCAGCGCGGGGCTCAACGTCGTCACCACGAGCACGACGCGTCTGGTGAACCCGCACGCGTACGAGCCCGTCGAGTGGCGCGATCAGCTCGTCACCGCGGCGAAGGCGGGCCAGGCGTCGCTGTACGCGTCGGGTATCGAACCCGGATTCGCCGCCGACTACCTCGCTCTCGTGCTGGCCACACAGTCGTCGCAGATCGAGAAGATCCACGCCTACGAAATCGGCCTGTACGACGACTACGGCGTGCCCGACATCATGAGTGACGCAATGGGATTCGGCCGGCCACTGGATTACCAGCCGTGGATCGCGATGCCGGGTGCCATCGAAGGCGAATGGCAGGGGCAGATCCGGATGGTCGCCGACGCGCTCGGCGTCGAGGTCTCCGAGATGCGGTCGACATTCGATCGCGCGGTGACCGAACGGACGCTCGAGGTCGCGATGGGGACCGTCGAGGCCGGCACGTGCGGCGCGTTACGGATGCAGGCCATCGGGGTCGTCGACGGCCGCGAGGCCATCGTCATCGAGCACGTCACCCGACTGGCTCCCGACGTGGCGCCGGACTGGCCGACACTGCCGAACGCCCTCGGCTACCGCGTGGTGATCACCGGGACGCCGGATATCGACTGCACCTTCGACGTGACGCTTCGCGACCGCAAGAAAGCCGGGATCGAAAGCATGACGTCCGGAGCCGGAGCCATGGTGGCCACCGCCATGCGCGTCGTGAACGCCGTGCCCTACGTGGTCGACGCGCAGCCGGGTCTGCTCAGCTCGGTGGACCTACCGCTCACCATTCCCAAGGGCGCCTTCAACCCGGCGTGA
- a CDS encoding amidohydrolase family protein has protein sequence MNMNDMVLVSVDDHMVEPPGLFDKHIPAKYKDDVPKLIQREDGTDAWVFEGAEATNVGLNAVAGRPPDEYGAEPTKLSEIREGCYNIDERIRDMNANGVAAALNFPSFPQFCGQYFARAKDKELGLAVLRAYNDWHIDEWCGAYPGRMIPQALPPIWDPQLMADEVRRVAKKGCHAVSFSENPTKIEHPSLHDPHWDPFWQACSDEGTIVNLHIGSSSSVVITSLDAPVDTMITLQPMSIVQAAADLVWSPMLRKFPDLRFALSEGGIGWVPYFLERIDRVYKMHRAWTHQDFGDKTPSEVFLERVALCFIDDEFGVANRDKLNMDMVTWECDYPHSDSTWPLAPETLDIYLDGLDDDEVDKITHENALRLYNFDMFSHIPKEQLTVGALRAQATDVDLGFRSSERLKKDGTDTVSVLDLASKIAT, from the coding sequence ATGAACATGAACGACATGGTCCTCGTCTCGGTGGACGACCACATGGTCGAGCCCCCCGGACTGTTCGACAAGCACATTCCCGCCAAGTACAAGGATGACGTTCCCAAGCTCATCCAACGCGAAGACGGCACCGACGCATGGGTTTTCGAGGGCGCCGAGGCCACCAACGTCGGCCTCAATGCGGTCGCTGGGCGGCCGCCCGACGAGTACGGCGCCGAGCCGACGAAACTGTCGGAGATTCGCGAAGGTTGCTACAACATCGATGAGCGCATCCGCGATATGAATGCCAACGGAGTGGCCGCAGCGCTGAATTTTCCGTCGTTTCCGCAGTTCTGTGGTCAATACTTCGCCCGCGCCAAGGACAAAGAACTCGGACTTGCCGTGCTGCGCGCCTACAACGACTGGCATATCGACGAATGGTGCGGTGCCTATCCGGGGCGAATGATTCCCCAAGCACTGCCGCCGATCTGGGATCCTCAGCTGATGGCCGACGAGGTCCGGCGCGTCGCCAAGAAGGGCTGCCACGCCGTTTCGTTCTCGGAGAACCCGACCAAGATCGAGCACCCGTCGCTGCACGATCCGCACTGGGACCCGTTCTGGCAGGCCTGCAGTGACGAGGGCACCATCGTCAACCTGCACATCGGTTCGTCGTCCAGTGTGGTGATCACCTCGCTCGATGCGCCGGTGGACACCATGATCACCCTGCAACCGATGAGCATCGTGCAAGCCGCGGCGGATCTGGTGTGGTCCCCGATGTTGCGTAAGTTCCCCGATCTGCGATTCGCACTCTCGGAGGGCGGAATCGGCTGGGTACCTTACTTCTTGGAGCGCATCGACCGCGTCTACAAGATGCACCGCGCGTGGACGCACCAGGACTTCGGGGACAAGACACCCAGCGAGGTCTTTCTGGAGCGGGTCGCGCTCTGCTTCATCGACGACGAGTTCGGAGTCGCCAATCGCGACAAGCTGAACATGGACATGGTGACCTGGGAGTGCGATTACCCGCATTCGGACTCGACCTGGCCCCTGGCCCCGGAGACTCTCGACATCTACCTCGACGGCCTTGACGATGACGAGGTCGACAAGATCACCCACGAGAATGCCCTGCGGCTGTACAACTTCGACATGTTCAGCCACATTCCAAAGGAGCAGTTGACCGTTGGCGCCCTTCGTGCCCAGGCGACCGATGTCGACCTCGGCTTCCGGTCCTCGGAGCGGCTGAAGAAGGACGGCACCGACACCGTGTCCGTGCTCGACCTGGCCTCCAAGATCGCGACGTAG
- a CDS encoding NAD(P)H-dependent amine dehydrogenase family protein translates to MTSPLRTVVWSTGGVGSIAIDAIRGRPDLELVGVWVHSEEKVGQDAGVLAGLAPIGVTATSDADALIALKPDCVVYAASGPERDAGAVPDYLKLLAAGINVVSTSSTSLVYPPSYFSPEWRDQMQEAAQNAGVSFYASGIFPGFGSDQLALLLSTQSKKIRCLKVTEVALNDHYPVADVMMNGMGFGHPLDFEPLLKTPGFIEMAWRAPIHLMAAGLGVVVDEVRGTLDRRLTDRDIEVAFGTIKAGTCGAVSTRAAGMVNGREAIVVEHIIRMARDVAPDWLASEFDATYRVDIEGDPDIHCAMNVGAAEGHAAGHAAMAATAMRVVNAIPYVVEAPPGLLSSLDLPNTLPRHAFD, encoded by the coding sequence GTGACATCCCCGCTGAGAACCGTTGTCTGGTCGACGGGAGGCGTGGGATCGATTGCGATAGACGCGATTCGGGGCAGGCCCGACCTGGAACTCGTCGGGGTGTGGGTGCACTCCGAGGAGAAGGTCGGTCAGGACGCCGGAGTCCTGGCCGGACTCGCGCCGATCGGGGTGACCGCGACCAGCGACGCCGACGCGTTGATCGCGCTGAAGCCCGATTGCGTGGTCTACGCCGCCAGCGGTCCTGAGCGGGACGCGGGTGCGGTACCCGATTACCTGAAGCTGCTCGCCGCGGGCATCAATGTCGTGTCGACCTCCTCGACGAGCCTGGTCTACCCGCCGTCCTACTTCTCGCCCGAATGGCGGGACCAGATGCAGGAGGCGGCACAGAACGCCGGCGTGTCCTTCTATGCGTCCGGCATCTTTCCCGGGTTCGGCTCCGACCAGTTGGCGCTGCTGCTGTCCACACAGTCGAAGAAGATCCGGTGCCTCAAGGTCACGGAGGTCGCGCTGAACGACCACTACCCGGTGGCCGACGTGATGATGAACGGTATGGGCTTCGGTCATCCGCTCGACTTCGAACCGCTGCTGAAGACCCCCGGCTTCATCGAGATGGCTTGGCGAGCACCGATCCATCTGATGGCTGCGGGCCTGGGCGTCGTCGTGGACGAAGTCCGCGGAACGCTGGACCGACGACTCACCGACCGGGATATCGAGGTGGCGTTCGGCACGATCAAGGCGGGCACGTGCGGTGCCGTGAGCACCAGGGCGGCCGGAATGGTCAACGGCCGGGAGGCGATCGTCGTCGAGCACATCATCCGGATGGCGCGCGATGTGGCTCCCGATTGGCTCGCATCGGAGTTCGATGCGACCTATCGCGTCGACATAGAGGGCGACCCGGACATCCACTGCGCGATGAACGTCGGCGCGGCGGAAGGCCATGCGGCGGGTCACGCGGCGATGGCCGCCACCGCCATGCGGGTGGTCAACGCCATTCCGTACGTGGTCGAGGCGCCCCCGGGCCTGCTGAGCTCGCTCGATCTGCCGAACACGTTGCCGCGGCACGCATTCGATTGA